The Chryseolinea soli genome contains a region encoding:
- a CDS encoding RNA polymerase sigma factor has product MNLTDLSDEKLFLKIREGNAAAFDMLFNRYWEKLYRIAYARLKDTDDAQDVVQEVLVRFWNNREKTEIKTSLEMYLMGAVRLQVIDHFRSRKVRERQLQEALDRINLLESSIHDVADYLELEQTLEAIVNEMPAMLKSIYLMRSENMSVKEIASKLGLADQTVKNYISEVLRRLRIALQEKYPEKHLTYLALLITLLNK; this is encoded by the coding sequence ATGAACCTGACTGATCTTTCAGACGAAAAATTGTTTCTCAAGATTCGGGAGGGAAATGCTGCAGCGTTCGATATGCTGTTCAACCGGTATTGGGAGAAGCTCTACCGGATCGCCTATGCCCGTCTCAAAGACACCGACGACGCGCAGGACGTGGTGCAGGAAGTGCTGGTTCGCTTCTGGAACAATCGCGAGAAAACAGAGATCAAGACATCGCTCGAAATGTATTTGATGGGCGCCGTACGCCTTCAGGTGATCGATCATTTCCGTTCGCGGAAAGTGCGCGAGCGCCAACTCCAGGAAGCCCTGGACCGGATCAACCTGCTCGAGAGCTCCATCCACGACGTGGCCGATTATCTTGAGCTGGAGCAAACGTTGGAAGCGATCGTCAATGAAATGCCGGCCATGCTGAAGAGCATCTACCTCATGCGCAGCGAGAACATGTCGGTGAAGGAGATTGCTTCCAAACTGGGATTAGCCGATCAAACCGTAAAGAACTACATCTCCGAGGTATTGCGTCGACTGCGCATCGCCCTCCAGGA